The genome window gtccttctccgcgcggccaaccctctgtaagagggccctggtccttccttttataggcgcaaggagaggatccaggtgtacaatggggggtgtagcagtgtgctaacgtgtctagcggaggagagctagtgccctaagtacatgccatcgtggcagccagagaggttttggcacccggttcgtgaggtgtcatggccgtcggaggagcgctggagcctggtggaaggacaactatcggggctgtcgagtccttgctgacgtcctcttgcttccgtaagggggctgagagccgccgtcgtcatagagcgtgtggggcgccatcattacttgtctggcggagcgagccagatgggacgccggtcttgttccccgtagcctaagtcagcttggggtagggtaatgatggcgcctcctattgacgtggtcggtccgtgccctgggttgggcgatgtggaggctcctccgaggtcgaggtcgagtccgagcccccgggtcgggcgaggcggagatcgtcggctgaggccagggctgagtccgagccctggggtcgggcgaagcagagttcgtcgtcttccggggctaagcccgagttcgagccctggggtcgggcgaagcggagttcgtcgtcttccagggctgagcccgagtctgagccctagggtcgggcggagcggagttcgtcgtcttccggggctgagcccgagtccgagccctggggtcgggcggagcggagttcgtcgtcttccggggctgagcccgagtccgagccctagggtcgggcgaagcggagttcgtcgtcttccggggctgagcccgagtccgagccctggggtcgggcggagcggagttcgtcgtcttccggggctgagcccgagtccgagccctggggtcgggcgaagcggagttcgtcgtcttccggggctgagcccgagtccgaaccctggggtcgggcgaagctgagttcgtcgtcttccggggctgagcccgagtccgagccctggggtcgggcaaagcggagtttcccatggcgcctagggccaggcttggccgctgtcagcctcactctgtcgagtggcacagcagtcagagcggcgcaggcggtgttgtccttttgtcagaccggtcagtggagcggcgaagtgactgcggtcacttcggctctgtcgactggagggtgtgcgtcaggataaaggtgtcaggccacctttgcattaaatgcccctgcgatttggtcggttggcgtggcgatttggccaaggttgcttcttggtgaagacggggccttgggcgagccgaaggtgtgtccgttgctggagggggcctcgggcgagacgtagatcctccggggtcggctgcccttgcccgaggctgggctcgggcgaggcgcgatcgcgtccctcgaatggatcgatccttgacttagtcgcacccatcaggcctttgcagctttgtgctgatgggggttaccaactgagatttaggagccttgagggtacccctaattatggtccccgacactaataTTGTTAGAATGGCTTAATTGAGTGCTCAAATTTTCATAATGATaaagaaaatgatagtttatatatTGTTAAAACATAATTTCTTTAGTAATGAACTAGACCATTTGTCCCTAATTTGAAACTAAAGATAATTAATTAGTCTTTCTCATAATTTATTAATTAAGCTTATATCTTATTTTGTGCATAACTAGTTATATAGGCTTGATTAATCATTCCATCACATTTAGTCCATGTTATATATATCACTTAgttttttcctaaaggataaaataaaaagaaattagtgttcatgttctttttataattaaaatgttagtttatatGAGTATAGTTTACTTAATCATAGACCATGTGTTTTCCTAATCAAAGTAAAATAATTAATTGTTTCCTTCTTTTGcgtgaaaatccacttaaggcctATATCCTAGTTTtttataaataggtgtttaataatatgaTCTTTTCACCTAAAATCTGTTTAGGCTTACATCTTAAGATCTTTACAAATAAATGTTTTATAATATGTTTCATAATTCTTCAAAAATTAATAATGTGTTTTGTAACTCATTAATCCAAccctagatatataacatatatctttactaaaggtgaaaaaggtttaataatgttacaatatgttttatcatcttatgaacccttaatcttagacatactaCATGTAGCTTTTCTAAAAAGGTTAAAATGGTTTATCCAATTGTTTATATATTTATACTTAAAAATATTTCCAAGCTTATATCCTGTTTTACAAAGTATAGATCAAACCTTTTCAAAAAGAGTGCCTTTTGTTATACCCTTCGCTAGTGATGTTTATGAAAAGCAAATATTCTTTTTTATTATGTTTTCTTTTTAGCTTGTTTATGGTGATTGGTGTATGTTATTGAATGGTGTATGTATCTTCTTGTTTGCTTTTGTGTTATTTAAAAGTTGATTCTATGGTAGAAGATCAAGATCTGTTACGTGGAAGAATatcaagttttctataagcaaggcatGTGTACTTCTCCCTTTGCATATTCTATTTGATCCTAAACAACACATGATAACTATGTTTACATTTATAATAtgtataatttgatgggttactgtgatatcctggcccctgggatggtgatatcctggcccaaggcttaatagaattaatagagtatccataccaacaaggtgcatcttctttttgagaagcctatctcaaaagaacctccaagttaagtgtgcttggcttggagttTGGGAagtttttctcgggtgcgcatgagtgaggacaaagtgtgcacaaaagacctgtgttggtctgtgcggacaatatatgatcctagagagctaccaggattaagtaccgccggtctaggaattggacggggtgttaaagTTACCTATTCAGATACATCTAGCCTTTGCAATCTTATCATTTGTTTAATTTGGGATTATGATTCAATCAAGTAGTTATacaattgctacaactttaactttatgTTATCACTCTTTAATGATGTTATAGTTCCAAAAGATCATGTTATTGTTATCATTGCTATTGTGGATGTCTCATTAATTAAACAAGATCATAtgtgataattggaacatggagtgaccaccaacCATGAATTCTATCATGGCTCTAGCTTTGGTAATTAGATTTATACGCTTAGTTCCTAGCAACCTTACATGAAATATAGCTAAGAGGGGGAGTAGTTGatggtggcagctcacgttaacatggggtggtagtcttggctaagttacctctccCAGAGGGCCTCCACTCTGACTTGTAaaacttagcgggttgcttcgtactatgtgtattttgtgaaagcctcatagtgggtccctagccattcacctaggaAGCGAATATGGGACTTGCAAAcataggctagaggggatacatggcttgtggtaaagttgtaccacctttgcggagtgtaaaactgatatatcagccgtgctcgcggttatgatcagcctggactctcacatgataattgaacttgaagataaaAATAAATCGTATTCTTTTTTACTCAAGTGGTTGAACTTCATGTTGATGTTATTTTTCTCAAGTGGTTTTAGCTTGTGCTGATTATTATTCATGTTGATGACTATTATTACAATGATGGTTACTATTTatgcttaattgggtttggtattcacttatacttagtaatcaggTGTTGTAAATAAaatcttgaccaactaaaatgcgaaCCGCATTAAACCTCAGTCTCACCTTGTAAACCTTGCATTTTCAACCCACTTGCTGAGCTCCAACCGTAAGTGTGCTCACCCTTGATTAATTTTGATCAGCCAATTATGAAAATGAAGATTATAATGGTGAACTCGATGGTGCAAATCTAGTGATTCCCCTAGTCATCTTCCTATGGAAGGATGCTCATGTTCTGCTGTACTTTGATGagtaataaaggttaagacattatatcgattcgaagtgtaatatgttattataatgtttatttacgcttttatgcattgttcctttgatatattacacttgtgatgtcaacatatgtgtgaaaaTAGATCCTGACAcgtatatgctatgcattcggttttgcccttaaaaccgggtgtgacaagcgaCTTACGCGACAACGCGACATGAGAAGGAGGCAAAAGCTAGATGTGTTGGTTTGTTTTGTTTTCGATGGCAGCATCCCTACATATTTATAGAAAGAAACTATATTCGTGTTATGGCTATCTAAAACGGAGTAGTTTCCATTGATCCAAAAGTCTACAGCAGATAAGGATGTCGATAATCCGCAACAGATAAGGATATCAAATTAAGTGGCAAAACAAAATTTCAACAGATGACATGCGTTGTTCCCTTTCCGCCCCATCCTATGAGGCGAGTGAGTGCATATGTTCTTTCTTCTATACCTGTCACCTAACACATGCGAGACTATAGAGAGCTCAACTATTTGTTATATTTCTGTCACCTCAAATGGGAACTAAATGTTGTCACACACCTCTCCATGTATTGATGTATCAGACTCTAAGGTCTTCTAGAAATTGCTAGGTACAAATAATTTTAACAACACCTTGTAGTGATGATGGTCATCAGTAGAAGAATGGGAGAGGTGGGAGAACGTGGCGCCTTCCTTCGTCGACGGGGAATTAAATGTGTGTTTGATTTGATGTTAAAGTAGGATGAGGTGGGGGCGACACCGTCCCCTTGATTTTTTGATCACACCGCCACCAAAAAATGTTCCGGTGTTCACCTCGCCCCCACGTAACTTTCATCCAAATACTATAAAAAATATGGCCGTCCCTTTTTATTCCTTCTTGTATGTCCAAACAAACACACCTAATAGGGAGACGATGCGGATGTTCTTCAATATCCAAAATATGTATTAATAGGGCCACGAAACGACGTCCTTTAATTTCAATTTTCAAATACAACATGAAAAAATAAATTTAAAGAGGTTGACTATGTCCAAATCTAGAGTGACGATTGTCAGAAATAACTAAAGGTCATAACAAAAAATACTGTAATATGAGATAAATATAATAAGATTAATGTGAAATATAGTTTATACTATATCTATTAGAGCGAGATGTTAATAATATTTCTGTAGATTTAGTCGGGTGTTTGTTTAGTATTATAAACtgactagattatataatctagtaaAAATTATTATAATTCCAAATAGACACCTCTTTAATCTAAATTGAGAATTATATATTTTCTAGAAATAGACGACGAAACCTCTTGCTAGACCAGATTACCCGGGGCCAATTAAACAGACCTAAAAAATTCCCAATGTTGCGCATGTTTTTTATTtgataaaaaaatctttgcccaTGCTTATAGCTGAGATTTTTGGAAGCCCAGTTTAATTTTGCAATTAAAAAGTGTCATGTTTAAATTTGGAAATTTAAAAAGTGTCGAGTTTTAAAATTTGAGGACATATTTTTTTAGCAGAAAATTGTTTGGCATCAGTTGACCAAACTGTGTATGACCCGGGGCTTAAACCAGCACACTGCAGCAGTGCAGATGGCAGATTTGCAGATGCACTGCAGAAGCAGAGCACAAAAGAAATCCATCCGTCTCATTGCTTCCGCTTGTTCACCAAACAAAACCGAAGCCACACTCCACCGCTCTCCTCCCCAATCAGCTATGCTCGCCCACCGcttcctcctcctcgtcgtcgtcgccgcggcTGCGGCGAGCGGCATCGCCTCCGCTAAGCCGACGGCGTACGAAGCCCTCGCCGACTACGACTTCCCCCCGGGGATCCTTCCCAAGGGCGTGGTCGCCTACACGGTCGACAACGCCACGGGCGCCTTCACGGCCACGCTCGATGCCTCCGCGTCCGGCGCGGGATCCTCCATCTGCGAGTTCTCCATCGAGGGCTCCTACTCGCTACGCTACCAGACCAAGATCACCGGCAAGATCTCCCCCGACCACCTCACCGACCTCCAGGGTGTCTCCGTCAAGGTCCTCTTCTTTTGGCTCAACATCGTCGAGGTCACCCGCCATGGCGATAATCTCGAGTTCT of Zea mays cultivar B73 chromosome 8, Zm-B73-REFERENCE-NAM-5.0, whole genome shotgun sequence contains these proteins:
- the LOC100277114 gene encoding uncharacterized protein LOC100277114 precursor, whose amino-acid sequence is MLAHRFLLLVVVAAAAASGIASAKPTAYEALADYDFPPGILPKGVVAYTVDNATGAFTATLDASASGAGSSICEFSIEGSYSLRYQTKITGKISPDHLTDLQGVSVKVLFFWLNIVEVTRHGDNLEFSVGIASADFGIDNFLECPTCGCGFDCNDLLMLQKAGAATARLRLRGAF